The following coding sequences are from one Cervus canadensis isolate Bull #8, Minnesota chromosome 4, ASM1932006v1, whole genome shotgun sequence window:
- the LOC122439526 gene encoding uncharacterized protein C4orf3-like: protein MEVDAASEGGRDGPRQRRGFGEAERQQQNHEVRSQSGAALSPKHSYWLDLWLFILFDVILFFFVYFLP from the coding sequence ATGGAGGTGGACGCGGCCTCAGAAGGTGGTCGGGACGGCCCCCGGCAGCGGCGAGGCTTCGGTGAAGCCGAGAGGCAGCAGCAAAACCACGAAGTGCGGTCTCAGTCCGGGGCCGCCCTGTCTCCCAAACACTcctactggttggatctctggcTCTTCATCCTCTTCGACGTGATATTATTTTTCTTCGTGTATTTTTTGCCATGA